A portion of the Ricinus communis isolate WT05 ecotype wild-type chromosome 10, ASM1957865v1, whole genome shotgun sequence genome contains these proteins:
- the LOC8280239 gene encoding putative calcium-transporting ATPase 13, plasma membrane-type produces MLDQEFPSPGKRNQRRWRMAFTAIYFTRVLCSLSKKVLDNQNRLLGSFSYVAISINDDAAHNEGRPLVDVDHNTLIDMVKNRSLESLHQLGGAKQVVAILLSDAKEGISDNEADLAHRREVFGANRYQKPPTKSFFSFVFEALKDSTMIILSVCSVLSLGFGIKQHGPKDGWYDGGSIIVAIVLVIAVSSVSNFKQSKQFEKLSDVSNDIKVRVVRDGRHHSISIFDIVVGDVISLKIGDQIPADGLFLDGYSLKLDESSMTGESEHVEVDGHRNPFVLSGTKVIDGFGSMIVTSVGMNTAWGEMMSSLTSNLEEQTPLQARLSELASYIGKVGLSVAILVLAVLMIRYFTGSTRDENGQREFNGSKTKVSDVLNSVVGIVAAAVTILVVAIPEGLPLSVTLTLAYSMKRMMKDNAMVRKLSACETMGSATTICTDKTGTLTLNQMKVIEFWLGKESIEDGTSSKIEPAIYELLQEGIALNTTGTVGKSHTSLDAEISGSPTEKAILSWAVFDLGIKIIETKLNCKIIHVEAFNSEKKRSGVWMRKSNDKTIHTHWKGAAEMILAMCSNYYLRNGAVKAMNRDDRLQFETIIQSMAAKSLRCIAFAHKKLKADDRKELSKEPEETEFTLMGIVGLKDPCRPGVSAAIESCKKAGVIVKMITGDNLHTARTVAIECGILSPEDDMDRAVVEGVQFRNFSPEDRTSKIDEIRVMARSSPFDKLLMVQCLKQKGHVVGVTGDGTNDAPALKEADIGLAMGIQGTEVAKESADIIILDDNFSSVVTVLQWGRCVYSNIQKFLQFQLTVNVAALVINFAAAVSSGEVPLTAVQLLWVNLIMDTLGALGLATEQPTSDLMEKKPVGRWEPLITKIMWRNLIAQALYQVAILLALQFKAQSIFGVNEKVKNTIIFNTFVLCQVFNEFNSRNMEKKNIFKGIHRNKLFLVIIGITILLQVLMVELLTRFASTERLNWGQWGACIGIAALTWPIGFLVKCIPVPF; encoded by the coding sequence ATGCTTGATCAAGAATTTCCCTCGCCCGGAAAACGCAACCAGCGAAGATGGAGGATGGCCTTCACGGCTATATATTTTACAAGGGTTCTTTGTTCCCTGTCCAAGAAAGTTCTTGACAATCAGAACAGGCTATTGGGTTCCTTCTCTTATGTTGCAATTAGTATCAATGATGATGCTGCACATAATGAAGGTAGGCCTTTGGTGGATGTTGATCATAATACACTGATTGATATGGTTAAAAATAGAAGCCTTGAATCTTTGCATCAACTCGGTGGAGCCAAACAAGTTGTTGCAATTCTTCTAAGTGATGCCAAAGAAGGTATTAGCGACAATGAAGCTGACCTTGCACATAGAAGAGAGGTATTTGGTGCCAATAGGTACCAGAAACCGCCTACTAAAAGCTTCTTTAGCTTTGTTTTTGAAGCACTGAAAGATTCGACCATGATCATTCTTTCGGTATGCTCTGTTTTGTCTCTAGGCTTTGGCATTAAACAGCATGGTCCGAAAGATGGCTGGTATGATGGAGGAAGCATCATTGTCGCTATCGTACTTGTCATTGCTGTCTCTTCTGTCAGCAATTTCAAGCAATCCAAGCAATTTGAGAAGCTATCAGACGTGAGCAATGATATAAAGGTTCGAGTGGTTAGAGATGGGAGGCACCATTCAATATCTATATTTGATATTGTGGTGGGTGATGTTATTTCTTTGAAAATCGGGGATCAGATACCGGCTGATGGCTTGTTCTTGGATGGTTATTCCTTGAAGTTGGATGAATCCAGTATGACAGGCGAAAGCGAACATGTTGAGGTCGATGGCCACAGAAACCCATTCGTGCTTTCTGGAACAAAGGTGATTGATGGTTTTGGTTCCATGATTGTTACATCTGTTGGCATGAATACAGCTTGGGGTGAAATGATGAGTTCATTAACCAGCAATTTGGAGGAGCAGACCCCATTACAAGCACGCCTGAGTGAACTGGCTTCTTATATTGGTAAGGTCGGATTGTCAGTTGCCATACTCGTTCTTGCAGTTTTGATGATTCGTTATTTTACGGGAAGCACCAGAGATGAAAATGGACAGAGAGAGTTCAATGGAAGCAAGACAAAAGTCAGTGACGTACTCAACTCAGTTGTGGGGATTGTTGCAGCAGCAGTGACTATTTTAGTGGTCGCAATTCCAGAAGGTCTGCCCTTATCTGTAACTCTAACCTTAGCTTACTCTATGAAGCGAATGATGAAGGATAATGCGATGGTTCGTAAACTCTCTGCTTGTGAAACAATGGGTTCTGCCACAACAATCTGCACAGACAAAACTGGCACTCTTACTTTGAACCAGATGAAGGTCATAGAGTTTTGGCTTGGGAAGGAATCAATTGAGGATGGAACTTCATCAAAAATAGAACCAGCCATCTATGAGTTGCTGCAAGAAGGAATTGCCTTGAACACGACAGGTACTGTTGGCAAATCACATACTTCACTAGATGCTGAAATTTCTGGTAGTCCAACTGAAAAAGCAATTCTTTCTTGGGCTGTGTTTGATTTgggtataaaaataattgaaacaaagctaaattgtaaaataatacATGTAGAGGCATTTAATtcagagaaaaaaagaagtggGGTATGGATGAGGAAAAGCAATGATAAGACAATTCATACGCACTGGAAGGGAGCAGCTGAGATGATATTAGCTATGTGTTCAAATTATTATCTCCGAAATGGGGCAGTAAAAGCCATGAATAGGGATGATAGACTGCAATTTGAAACAATAATTCAGAGCATGGCAGCCAAAAGCCTGCGATGTATTGCCTTCGCCCACAAAAAGTTGAAAGCAGATGACAGAAAGGAACTATCTAAGGAGCCTGAAGAAACTGAATTTACCTTAATGGGGATTGTAGGACTGAAGGACCCATGTCGGCCAGGGGTCAGCGCAGCAATAGAATCATGTAAGAAAGCAGGGGTGATTGTTAAAATGATCACTGGTGACAATCTGCATACAGCAAGAACTGTAGCTATTGAATGCGGGATTCTCAGTCCTGAAGATGATATGGACAGAGCTGTAGTAGAAGGTGTACAATTTAGAAACTTCTCACCTGAGGATAGAACATCAAAAATCGATGAAATTCGAGTAATGGCAAGATCATCCCCGTTTGACAAGCTTCTGATGGTACAATGCTTGAAACAGAAAGGCCATGTGGTAGGAGTCACTGGTGATGGCACAAATGATGCTCCTGCTCTTAAAGAAGCAGATATTGGGCTTGCCATGGGGATACAAGGAACAGAGGTGGCCAAGGAGAGCGCAGACATAATCATCTTGGATGATAACTTCTCTTCAGTAGTGACAGTATTGCAATGGGGAAGATGTGTCTACAGCAACATTCAAAAGTTCCTTCAATTTCAGCTCACTGTCAATGTTGCTGCTCTTGTTATCAACTTTGCTGCAGCTGTTTCTTCAGGTGAAGTTCCTCTAACTGCAGTTCAGCTACTGTGGGTAAACCTTATCATGGACACACTGGGAGCACTAGGATTGGCCACTGAGCAGCCTACCAGTGATCTGATGGAAAAGAAACCTGTGGGTAGATGGGAGCCCCTCATCACCAAAATCATGTGGAGGAATCTCATTGCTCAAGCCTTATATCAGGTAGCTATCTTACTTGCACTACAGTTCAAGGCACAGTCTATCTTTGGTGTGAATGAGAAAGTTAAGAATACAATCATCTTCAATACTTTTGTACTGTGTCAAGTCTTCAATGAATTCAATTCAAGAAACATGGAAAAGAAGAATATATTCAAAGGGATACACAGAAACAAATTGTTCCTAGTGATCATTGGAATTACCATACTTCTTCAAGTATTGATGGTGGAGCTTCTGACGAGGTTTGCCAGTACTGAGAGGCTAAATTGGGGGCAATGGGGTGCTTGCATTGGCATCGCTGCTCTGACTTGGCCAATTGGATTTCTAGTAAAGTGCATTCCTGTTCCTTTTTAG
- the LOC125371307 gene encoding calmodulin-like → MGDVLTEEQIAEFQEAFCLFDKDGDGRITFGELATAIKALDQNPTVEELQIMINEVDVDGNGTIEFGEFLNLMARKMKENEAEEELKEAFKVFDKDQDGYISPNELRHVMISLGEKLTDEELEQMIREADLDGDGLVNYEEFVRMMLDWVFFWALTVVIFVRWA, encoded by the exons atggGGGATGTATTGACTGAAGAGCAGATTGCTGAGTTTCAGGAagctttttgtttatttgaCAAAGATGGAGATG GAAGAATTACATTTGGGGAACTGGCCACAGCAATAAAGGCGCTAGACCAAAACCCAACAGTAGAAGAACTGCAGATTATGATCAACGAAGTTGATGTCGATGGTAATGGAACTATAGAATTTGGGGAGTTCTTGAATCTTATGGCCAGGAAAATGAAG GAAAATGAAGCAGAAGAGGAATTGAAAGAAGCTTTCAAAGTGTTCGACAAGGATCAAGATGGCTACATTTCACCTAATGAG TTGAGGCATGTAATGATCAGCTTAGGAGAGAAATTGACAGATGAAGAGTTGGAACAGATGATTAGAGAGGCTGATTTGGATGGAGATGGGCTTGTTAATTACGAGGAATTTGTCAGGATGATGCTAG ACTGGGTCTTCTTTTGGGCTTTAACTGTTGTAATCTTTGTGCGTTGGGCCTAA